The Paenibacillus uliginis N3/975 genome has a window encoding:
- a CDS encoding aldo/keto reductase, protein MQYRRLGQSGLLVSQLGLGTNAFGKRADQETSNRILHHALDHGINFIDTANIYANTESERIIGEALASRRHNAVLATKAGLPRADGPNERGSSRYHLMQELEHSLRRLKTDYVDLYQIHTFDPNTPLEETLRTLDDMVSSGKVRYVGASNYAAWEIMKAIGISERNGYIRYTSTQTSYSLADRTPELELVPLCLDQGVGIIPYFPLAGGILTGKYNSSNGEVPSGSRAETDPNFNRFLESKNIQLGEQVSRLAEENGHTPSALSLAWLMNRPAVSTVIVGATRTEQLDSNMQSLDIHIDPELGKKLDEVSDPFVHGKPFATYRLE, encoded by the coding sequence ATGCAATATCGCCGTCTTGGGCAGAGCGGACTCCTAGTCTCTCAATTGGGGCTCGGCACCAATGCTTTTGGCAAACGGGCTGACCAGGAAACGTCCAACCGTATTCTCCATCACGCGCTAGATCATGGCATTAATTTTATCGATACGGCCAACATTTACGCTAATACTGAATCGGAGCGGATCATTGGGGAAGCGCTGGCTAGCAGACGCCATAACGCCGTACTGGCAACAAAGGCCGGACTTCCAAGAGCTGACGGACCGAACGAACGGGGTTCATCGCGCTACCATCTCATGCAGGAGCTGGAGCACAGCTTACGTCGGTTAAAAACCGATTATGTAGACCTGTATCAAATCCATACATTCGATCCGAACACACCGCTAGAAGAAACGCTACGAACGCTCGATGACATGGTCTCTTCCGGAAAAGTGCGGTACGTTGGCGCCTCGAATTATGCTGCATGGGAAATCATGAAAGCGATCGGGATCAGCGAACGGAATGGTTATATCCGCTACACCTCCACCCAGACCAGCTACTCACTTGCGGACCGTACGCCAGAACTTGAGCTTGTTCCATTATGCTTGGATCAGGGTGTCGGCATTATTCCGTATTTCCCGCTGGCGGGTGGGATTCTGACCGGGAAATATAACAGCAGCAACGGAGAAGTCCCATCCGGTTCCCGGGCGGAAACCGACCCGAACTTCAATCGGTTCCTGGAAAGTAAGAACATCCAGCTTGGAGAGCAGGTAAGCCGTCTGGCTGAAGAGAACGGCCATACACCAAGTGCCCTTTCGCTGGCTTGGCTCATGAACCGTCCCGCTGTTTCCACGGTTATCGTGGGCGCTACTCGTACCGAACAGCTGGATAGCAATATGCAAAGCCTGGACATTCATATCGATCCGGAGCTTGGCAAGAAATTGGATGAAGTAAGTGATCCGTTTGTTCACGGAAAGCCGTTTGCAACGTATCGCTTAGAATAG